A single genomic interval of Vulpes vulpes isolate BD-2025 chromosome 3, VulVul3, whole genome shotgun sequence harbors:
- the SOCS1 gene encoding suppressor of cytokine signaling 1 produces MVAHNQVAADNAISTAAESRRRPEPSPTSSPSPSPSASASSSASSSSAAPARARPCAPPAAPAPAPAPTPAPAPAPAAAPGDTHFRTFRSHAEYRRITRASALLDACGFYWGPLSVHGAHERLRAEPVGTFLVRDSRQRNCFFALSVKMASGPTSIRVHFQAGRFHLDGSRESFDCLFELLEHYVAAPRRMLGAPLRQRRVRPLQELCRQRIVATVGRENLARIPLNPVLRDYLSSFPFQI; encoded by the coding sequence ATGGTAGCACACAACCAGGTGGCAGCCGACAATGCAATCTCCACGGCAGCAGAGTCCCGACGGCGGCCAGAGCCTTCCCCGACctcgtccccgtccccgtccccgtccgcGTCCGCGTCCTCGTCCGCGTCCTCGTCCTCGGCGGCCCCCGCGCGCGCGCGGCCCTgcgcgccccccgcggccccggccccggccccggccccgaccccggccccggccccggccccggccgcggcccccggAGACACGCACTTCCGCACGTTCCGCTCGCACGCCGAGTACCGGCGCATCACCCGCGCCAGCGCGCTCCTGGACGCCTGCGGCTTCTACTGGGGGCCCCTGAGCGTGCACGGGGCGCACGAGCGGCTGCGCGCCGAGCCCGTGGGCACCTTCCTGGTGCGCGACAGCCGCCAGCGGAACTGCTTCTTCGCGCTCAGCGTGAAGATGGCCTCGGGCCCCACGAGCATCCGCGTGCACTTCCAGGCCGGCCGCTTCCACCTGGACGGCAGCCGCGAGAGCTTCGACTGCCTCTTCGAGCTGCTGGAGCACTACGTGGCGGCGCCGCGCCGGATGCTCGGGGCCCCGCTGCGCCAGCGCCGCGTGCGGCCGCTGCAGGAGCTGTGCCGCCAGCGCATCGTGGCCACCGTGGGCCGCGAGAACCTGGCGCGCATCCCCCTCAACCCCGTCCTCCGCGACTACTTGAGCTCCTTCCCCTTCCAGATCTGA